A genomic stretch from Bradyrhizobium sp. 195 includes:
- a CDS encoding SRPBCC family protein: MSAVASKVQTQDIVLDDVFPHAVATIWKALTNAQLIARWLMPPTGFEAVEGNTFMFKTNPAGAWDGTIHCRVLEVVPNQRFAYAWKGGDESNTGYGSALDTVVTWSLTPVEAGTRVRVVHSGFVTPKNDTAYRNMSDGWVKVLQRLDTISGEDK, encoded by the coding sequence GTGAGTGCAGTTGCTTCCAAAGTCCAAACTCAAGACATCGTCCTCGACGATGTCTTCCCTCACGCCGTCGCGACGATCTGGAAGGCGCTGACCAACGCCCAACTCATTGCGCGCTGGCTGATGCCGCCGACCGGCTTCGAAGCGGTCGAAGGCAACACCTTTATGTTCAAGACCAATCCCGCCGGCGCGTGGGACGGCACGATCCATTGCCGCGTTCTGGAGGTCGTTCCGAACCAGCGCTTCGCCTACGCCTGGAAGGGGGGCGACGAGAGCAATACCGGTTACGGTTCAGCGCTCGACACCGTCGTCACCTGGTCGCTCACGCCGGTCGAAGCAGGAACACGCGTACGCGTGGTGCATTCGGGCTTCGTGACGCCGAAGAACGACACCGCTTATCGCAACATGAGCGACGGTTGGGTCAAGGTGCTGCAGCGGCTCGATACCATCTCCGGCGAAGACAAATAA
- a CDS encoding GFA family protein — translation MDKPYTGGCACGAIRYSIVGEPLFSNHCQCRDCQRESGSAHGSYATFARAGVRLTGEAKHWDMVADSGNVKTRGFCTQCGVPVYLTFAAQPDVFTIRAASLDQPARYKPQAVTFAARGHDWDQIDPSLTKFEGMPAG, via the coding sequence ATGGACAAGCCCTATACCGGCGGCTGTGCCTGCGGCGCGATCCGCTATTCGATTGTCGGCGAGCCCCTGTTCAGCAATCACTGCCAGTGCCGGGACTGCCAACGCGAAAGCGGCAGCGCGCATGGTTCGTACGCGACGTTCGCGCGGGCCGGCGTCAGGCTAACCGGCGAGGCGAAGCATTGGGACATGGTCGCCGACAGCGGCAACGTGAAGACGCGCGGCTTCTGCACGCAGTGCGGCGTGCCTGTGTACCTGACCTTCGCAGCGCAGCCCGACGTCTTCACCATCCGCGCGGCCAGCCTCGACCAGCCCGCCCGCTACAAGCCGCAGGCCGTCACCTTCGCAGCGCGCGGTCATGACTGGGATCAGATCGACCCCAGCCTGACGAAGTTCGAAGGCATGCCGGCGGGATAG
- a CDS encoding DUF2000 family protein has translation MQFDTKIAVVIRTDLQAWQKLNVASFLTSGIAAAFPECIGEAYEDASGTKYHALIGQPILIYGADGPALSRALDRALARNVKPAVYTEDMFSTTHDAANREAVRAVTRTDFNLVGIAMRAERKVIDKVIDGLKFYS, from the coding sequence ATGCAGTTCGACACCAAGATCGCAGTCGTGATCCGCACCGATCTTCAGGCCTGGCAGAAGCTCAACGTCGCGTCCTTTCTCACCAGCGGCATCGCCGCGGCTTTTCCCGAATGCATCGGCGAAGCCTATGAAGACGCCTCGGGCACGAAATATCATGCGCTGATCGGCCAGCCGATCCTGATCTATGGCGCCGACGGTCCGGCGTTGTCGCGCGCGCTGGACCGTGCGCTCGCGCGCAACGTCAAGCCGGCGGTCTATACCGAGGACATGTTCAGCACCACGCACGACGCCGCCAATCGCGAGGCGGTGAGGGCAGTAACGCGCACGGACTTCAATCTCGTCGGCATCGCCATGCGCGCCGAGCGCAAGGTGATCGACAAGGTTATCGACGGCCTCAAATTCTACAGCTAG
- a CDS encoding DUF4189 domain-containing protein: MASNVVARRCAMFFFALSVCVSGARYITDAHAAGAIAVGKCGAYGQAFDYGGEHEARAAAQKQCKGDCTTVTMKRACAAMSVDLANPCGAYGYAVKPKISASLNAATRECYKYGGKECVIRAWACDAKG; the protein is encoded by the coding sequence ATGGCTTCGAACGTCGTCGCGCGCCGTTGCGCGATGTTTTTCTTTGCGTTGTCGGTTTGTGTTTCCGGCGCCCGCTACATCACCGACGCCCACGCCGCTGGCGCCATCGCGGTCGGCAAGTGCGGCGCCTATGGCCAGGCTTTTGATTACGGCGGCGAGCACGAGGCGCGTGCCGCTGCGCAGAAGCAATGCAAGGGCGATTGCACCACGGTGACGATGAAGCGCGCCTGCGCTGCGATGTCGGTCGATCTCGCCAATCCTTGCGGCGCCTATGGCTACGCCGTCAAGCCGAAGATCTCGGCTTCCCTCAATGCCGCCACGCGCGAGTGCTACAAATACGGCGGCAAGGAATGCGTGATCCGCGCCTGGGCCTGCGACGCGAAAGGCTAA
- a CDS encoding NTP transferase domain-containing protein, with protein MKFGPASPRDAIGGVTVHTLRQGPLVLKKGTTIGPAEVEALERAGIKDVVVVRMEAGDVSEDVAAAGIALAVGGEGIHVERAFTGRANLFAARPGVLVIDRAAVDRINNIDEAITFATLSAYKPVVEGEMVGTVKIIPFGVEGNLRDAAVKAAGRDVLKIAPYVIQRVGVVSTLLPGLSSKVIDKTLRVTAERLAPAGASIIAERRAQHDEQALSAAIKELLALGAELVIVFGASAIADRRDVIPAAVTGIGGEIEHFGMPVDPGNLLLIARAGNVPLLGAPGCARSPVENGFDWVLMRLLAGIKVTRSELMGMGVGGLLMEIVTRPQPRAKPETEGNSQVAAIVLAAGRSTRMNGPNKLLAELDGKKLVRLAAEQALASRASEVIVVTGHQAELVEQALQGLKVKFVRNPDFAGGIASSVKAGIAAVPEACDGAVVCLGDMPLIDAGLIDRLIDGFAPDRGNLIVVPVSEGRRGNPVLWSRRFFRELMTLDGDIGARHLIAKHTEAVAEVPVDGESAFLDIDTPQALEAARRG; from the coding sequence ATGAAATTTGGCCCGGCGAGTCCCAGGGATGCGATCGGTGGGGTGACCGTCCACACCCTGCGCCAGGGACCGCTGGTGCTGAAGAAGGGCACGACGATCGGCCCCGCCGAGGTCGAGGCTCTTGAGCGTGCCGGCATCAAGGACGTCGTCGTGGTGCGTATGGAGGCGGGCGACGTCTCCGAGGACGTTGCGGCCGCCGGCATCGCGCTTGCCGTCGGCGGCGAGGGCATCCATGTCGAGCGCGCCTTCACCGGCCGCGCCAATCTGTTCGCCGCGCGCCCGGGCGTGCTGGTGATCGACCGCGCCGCGGTCGACCGCATCAACAATATCGATGAGGCCATCACCTTTGCGACGCTCTCGGCCTACAAGCCGGTGGTCGAGGGCGAGATGGTCGGCACCGTCAAGATCATCCCGTTTGGGGTCGAAGGCAATTTACGCGATGCCGCGGTGAAAGCCGCCGGCAGAGACGTGCTGAAGATCGCGCCTTACGTTATCCAGCGCGTCGGCGTGGTCTCAACCCTGTTGCCGGGCCTGTCCTCCAAGGTGATCGACAAGACGCTGCGGGTCACGGCCGAGCGACTCGCGCCGGCCGGCGCCAGCATCATTGCCGAACGTCGGGCCCAGCACGACGAACAGGCGCTGTCGGCGGCGATCAAGGAATTGCTCGCGCTCGGCGCCGAGCTTGTCATCGTGTTCGGAGCGTCTGCGATTGCCGATCGCCGCGACGTCATCCCGGCAGCCGTCACCGGCATCGGCGGCGAGATCGAGCATTTCGGGATGCCGGTTGATCCCGGCAATCTGCTGCTGATTGCCCGCGCCGGCAATGTGCCGCTGCTGGGCGCGCCGGGCTGTGCGCGCTCGCCGGTCGAGAACGGCTTTGACTGGGTCTTGATGCGGCTGCTTGCCGGCATCAAGGTGACGCGTTCCGAACTGATGGGCATGGGCGTCGGCGGCCTCCTGATGGAGATCGTCACGCGGCCGCAGCCGCGCGCCAAGCCCGAGACCGAGGGTAACAGCCAAGTCGCCGCCATCGTGCTGGCGGCGGGACGCTCGACCCGGATGAATGGGCCGAACAAGCTGCTCGCAGAACTCGATGGCAAGAAGCTGGTGCGCCTCGCCGCCGAGCAGGCGCTGGCTTCGAGGGCGTCCGAGGTGATCGTCGTCACCGGCCATCAGGCCGAGTTGGTCGAGCAGGCCCTGCAAGGCCTGAAGGTGAAGTTCGTCCGCAATCCCGATTTTGCCGGCGGCATCGCAAGCTCGGTCAAGGCCGGCATCGCCGCCGTGCCAGAGGCTTGCGACGGCGCCGTAGTGTGCCTTGGCGACATGCCGCTGATCGATGCCGGCCTGATCGACCGCCTCATCGACGGCTTTGCGCCGGATCGCGGCAACCTCATCGTCGTGCCCGTCAGCGAAGGCCGCCGCGGCAATCCCGTGCTGTGGTCGCGCCGCTTCTTCAGGGAATTGATGACGCTCGACGGTGATATCGGCGCGCGCCATTTGATCGCCAAGCACACCGAGGCGGTCGCCGAAGTGCCGGTCGACGGCGAGAGCGCCTTCCTCGACATCGACACGCCGCAGGCGCTGGAAGCGGCAAGACGGGGATGA
- a CDS encoding XdhC family protein: MKLEILHELNAERAARRPAILVTDTESGEQRLVKAAAFSKDPLRAELEKQLRMGKSASVEVGGKKLFLNVYAPTAKLVIVGAVHISQALAPLARSLGYDVTVVDPRTAFASPERFPDVPLVAEWPDTALPPLNVDAYTAFVAVTHDPKIDDPALLHAFERNCFYIGALGSRKTHAKRGDRLRAQGAKESDIARIHAPIGLAIGAVSPSEIAVAIMAEITAVLRLPPKEKEEAA; the protein is encoded by the coding sequence GTGAAGCTCGAGATCCTGCACGAACTCAATGCCGAGCGGGCCGCGCGCCGGCCGGCGATCCTGGTGACGGACACCGAGAGCGGCGAGCAGCGCCTCGTGAAGGCTGCGGCTTTTTCCAAGGACCCGTTGCGTGCCGAGCTTGAGAAGCAGCTTCGCATGGGCAAGAGCGCCAGTGTCGAAGTTGGCGGCAAGAAGCTGTTCCTCAACGTCTATGCCCCGACCGCAAAGCTCGTCATCGTCGGCGCGGTCCATATCAGCCAGGCCTTGGCGCCGCTGGCGCGCTCGCTTGGCTACGACGTCACCGTGGTTGATCCGCGCACGGCGTTCGCCAGCCCCGAGCGCTTTCCCGACGTTCCGCTGGTCGCCGAATGGCCGGATACCGCGCTGCCGCCGCTCAATGTCGATGCCTACACGGCTTTCGTCGCGGTGACGCACGATCCGAAGATCGACGACCCCGCGCTGCTGCACGCCTTCGAGCGCAATTGCTTCTATATCGGCGCGCTCGGGTCCCGGAAAACGCACGCCAAGCGCGGCGACCGGCTGCGGGCGCAGGGCGCGAAGGAGAGCGACATCGCGCGCATTCACGCGCCCATCGGGCTTGCGATCGGCGCGGTCTCTCCGTCCGAGATCGCGGTGGCGATCATGGCCGAGATCACCGCGGTGCTCCGCCTGCCTCCCAAAGAAAAAGAAGAAGCGGCATGA
- a CDS encoding XdhC family protein — protein MLDRDEDILKAAEDWQKAGRGVALATVVETWGSAPRPAGSSLVINDEGTFLGSVSGGCVEGAVVTEAMDVIQSGKPRMLEFGVADETAWNVGLSCGGTIRVFVEKVG, from the coding sequence ATGCTCGATCGCGACGAGGATATCCTGAAGGCGGCGGAGGACTGGCAGAAGGCCGGCCGTGGCGTCGCGCTGGCGACGGTGGTGGAGACCTGGGGCTCGGCGCCGCGCCCGGCGGGCTCGAGCCTCGTCATCAACGACGAGGGCACGTTCCTGGGCTCGGTCTCCGGCGGCTGCGTCGAGGGTGCCGTGGTCACCGAGGCCATGGATGTGATCCAGAGCGGCAAGCCGCGCATGCTTGAGTTCGGCGTGGCGGATGAGACCGCCTGGAATGTCGGGCTGTCCTGCGGCGGCACCATCCGCGTCTTCGTCGAGAAAGTCGGCTAG
- a CDS encoding vWA domain-containing protein, which translates to MAINHLAPEQTEQFADNIVGFARALRLAGMPVGPGAVIDAMSALQAIDIGNRADVFTTLEAIFVKRHEHALIFKQAFNLFFRASEEWKHMLDSVPLPDEAKKKPQAGSRRVQEAMSRPRMTETPQHQEQDLRLSVSDKEILQKKDFAQMSAAEITEALRAVERMRLPQAELLTRRHRPDPRGVRLDLRRTLRASLRTGGDIIDIHRLGRIEKPAPIVALLDISGSMSEYTRLFLHFLHAIGDARKRVSVFLFGTRLTNVTRALRQRDPDEALASCSASVEDWAGGTRISASLHNFNKLWARRVLSQGAIVLLISDGLEREADCRLAFEMDRLHRSCRRLIWLNPLLRFGGFEAKAQGIKMMLPHVDEFRPVHNLSSIQELITTLSRPLPPHHRSLIRSAA; encoded by the coding sequence ATGGCCATCAACCACCTTGCCCCCGAGCAGACCGAGCAGTTCGCCGACAACATCGTCGGCTTCGCCCGCGCGCTGCGTTTGGCGGGCATGCCGGTGGGCCCAGGCGCCGTCATCGACGCCATGAGCGCGCTGCAGGCGATCGACATCGGCAACCGCGCCGACGTCTTCACCACGCTGGAGGCGATCTTCGTCAAGCGCCACGAGCACGCGCTGATCTTCAAGCAAGCCTTCAACCTATTCTTCCGTGCCTCCGAGGAATGGAAGCACATGCTCGATTCGGTGCCGCTACCGGACGAGGCCAAGAAGAAGCCGCAGGCCGGCTCGCGCCGTGTCCAGGAGGCGATGTCGCGGCCGCGCATGACCGAGACGCCGCAGCATCAGGAGCAGGATCTGCGGCTGTCGGTCTCCGACAAGGAAATCCTCCAGAAGAAGGATTTCGCGCAGATGAGCGCCGCCGAGATCACCGAGGCGCTACGTGCCGTCGAGCGGATGCGGTTGCCGCAGGCCGAGCTCCTGACGCGCCGGCACCGACCCGATCCGCGCGGGGTTCGCCTCGACCTGCGCCGCACGCTGCGTGCATCCTTGCGCACCGGCGGCGACATCATCGACATCCATCGGCTCGGGCGGATCGAGAAGCCGGCGCCGATCGTGGCGCTGCTCGACATCTCGGGCTCGATGAGCGAGTACACCCGGCTCTTCCTGCATTTCCTCCATGCCATCGGCGATGCGCGCAAGCGTGTCTCGGTGTTCCTGTTCGGCACCCGTCTCACCAACGTCACCCGCGCGCTGCGCCAGCGCGACCCGGACGAGGCGCTGGCGAGCTGCTCGGCCTCGGTCGAGGACTGGGCCGGCGGCACAAGGATCTCCGCCTCGCTGCACAACTTCAACAAATTGTGGGCGCGGCGCGTGCTGAGCCAGGGCGCCATCGTGCTGCTGATCTCGGACGGGCTGGAACGTGAGGCCGATTGCAGGCTTGCCTTCGAGATGGACCGGCTGCACCGCTCCTGCCGGCGGCTGATCTGGCTCAACCCGCTATTGCGGTTCGGCGGCTTCGAGGCCAAGGCGCAGGGCATCAAAATGATGCTCCCGCACGTTGACGAATTCCGCCCGGTACATAATTTGAGTTCGATCCAGGAGCTGATCACGACGCTCTCCCGGCCGCTGCCGCCGCATCACCGCAGCCTGATCCGCTCTGCAGCTTGA
- a CDS encoding AAA family ATPase produces the protein MTSAANSSGALPASVDAMLELLTSRGYLAERSLATVTYLSLRMGRPLFLEGEAGVGKTEIAKVLSAALGRKLIRLQCYEGLDVSSAVYEWNSAAQMIAIRMAEAAGDTDRDQLSSDIFADRYMIKRPLLQALEPDVAGPPVLLIDELDRADEAFEAYLLEILSDFQVTIPEFGTVKAPSPPIVIITSNRTREIHDALKRRCLYHWVDYPAAERELAIVKSRVPGISAKLSQQVVRFVQALRNQDFYKSPGVAETIDWATALSELDARSLTPQVVGDTLGALLKYQDDITRMQGDTLQKVLKEVTSEN, from the coding sequence ATGACTTCAGCGGCCAATTCTTCCGGTGCTTTGCCGGCATCGGTCGATGCGATGCTCGAACTCCTGACATCGCGCGGCTACCTCGCGGAGCGGTCACTGGCGACGGTGACGTATCTGTCGCTGCGCATGGGTCGGCCGCTGTTCCTGGAAGGCGAGGCCGGCGTCGGCAAGACCGAGATTGCAAAGGTCTTGTCGGCCGCGCTGGGGCGGAAGCTGATCCGCCTGCAGTGCTACGAAGGCCTCGACGTCTCCTCCGCAGTCTACGAGTGGAATAGCGCCGCGCAGATGATCGCGATCCGGATGGCGGAAGCGGCCGGCGACACCGATCGCGACCAGCTCTCGAGCGACATCTTTGCCGACCGCTACATGATCAAGCGGCCGCTGCTGCAGGCGCTGGAGCCCGACGTTGCGGGCCCACCGGTGCTGCTGATCGACGAGCTCGACCGCGCCGACGAGGCGTTCGAGGCGTATTTGCTTGAAATCCTCAGCGACTTCCAGGTGACGATTCCGGAGTTCGGCACGGTGAAGGCGCCGAGCCCGCCGATCGTCATCATCACCTCCAACCGCACCCGAGAGATTCACGACGCGCTGAAGCGGCGCTGTCTCTATCACTGGGTGGATTATCCCGCCGCCGAGCGCGAGCTCGCCATCGTGAAATCGCGCGTGCCCGGCATCTCCGCGAAGCTGTCGCAGCAGGTCGTGCGCTTCGTCCAGGCGCTGCGCAACCAGGATTTCTACAAGTCGCCGGGCGTCGCCGAGACCATCGATTGGGCCACCGCGCTGTCCGAGCTCGACGCCCGCTCGCTGACCCCGCAAGTGGTCGGCGACACGCTGGGCGCGCTGCTCAAGTACCAGGACGACATCACCCGGATGCAGGGCGACACCCTGCAGAAGGTGCTGAAGGAAGTGACGAGCGAGAATTGA
- a CDS encoding FAD binding domain-containing protein, whose translation MYEFKYHRPGTVRQAANLLVKNEDAKVIAGGHTLIPVMKQRLASPPHLVDLSHIEGLNTIEMKGRALVIGATAKHAEVASSPIVGEAIPALANLAGGIGDPAVRHKGTIGGSLANNDPTADYPAAVFALGATIVTNKRRLKAEEYFQGLFTTALEADEIITKVMFPLPKKAAYVKFRNQASRYALVGVFVARRPSDVRVAVTGAGSEGVFRVSAFEEALKKRFAAKALDGIEVPAEGLNSDIHGSAEYRAHLIGVLTRRAVDAANAKE comes from the coding sequence ATGTACGAATTCAAATATCATCGCCCCGGGACCGTTCGGCAGGCCGCCAACCTTCTGGTGAAGAACGAAGACGCCAAGGTGATCGCCGGCGGCCACACGCTGATTCCCGTCATGAAGCAGCGCCTCGCCAGCCCCCCACACCTGGTCGACCTCTCCCATATCGAGGGGCTCAACACGATCGAGATGAAGGGCCGCGCGCTCGTGATCGGCGCCACCGCCAAGCACGCCGAGGTCGCAAGCTCGCCGATCGTCGGTGAAGCCATTCCGGCGCTGGCGAACCTTGCCGGCGGAATTGGCGATCCCGCCGTGCGCCACAAGGGCACGATCGGCGGCTCGCTCGCCAACAACGATCCGACCGCGGACTATCCGGCCGCGGTGTTCGCGCTGGGGGCGACCATCGTCACCAACAAGCGCCGTCTCAAGGCCGAGGAGTATTTCCAGGGCCTGTTCACGACCGCGCTGGAAGCCGACGAGATCATCACCAAGGTGATGTTCCCGCTGCCTAAGAAGGCGGCCTACGTCAAATTCCGCAACCAGGCCTCGCGCTATGCGCTGGTCGGCGTGTTCGTGGCACGGCGTCCCTCCGATGTGCGGGTTGCCGTGACCGGCGCCGGCTCCGAAGGCGTATTCCGTGTCAGCGCGTTCGAGGAGGCGCTCAAGAAGCGCTTCGCCGCCAAGGCACTTGACGGCATCGAGGTGCCGGCCGAAGGCCTCAACAGCGACATCCACGGCAGCGCCGAGTACCGCGCGCATCTCATCGGCGTGCTGACGCGCCGCGCCGTCGATGCTGCCAACGCCAAGGAGTGA
- a CDS encoding (2Fe-2S)-binding protein, which produces MAKISLIVNGNPVTANVDPRTLLVQFLRENLHLTGTHVGCDTSQCGACVVHLDGKAVKSCTTLAVMADGHEVKTIEGLAADGAPLHPMQEAFREHHGLQCGFCTPGMIMTAIDIVHRKGNELDDHTIREELEGNLCRCTGYQNIVASISAGAKAMAKSDLA; this is translated from the coding sequence ATGGCAAAAATCTCCCTCATCGTGAACGGCAATCCTGTCACGGCCAACGTCGATCCCCGCACCCTGCTGGTGCAGTTCCTGCGCGAGAATCTGCACCTGACCGGCACCCATGTCGGCTGCGACACCTCGCAGTGCGGCGCCTGTGTCGTGCATCTCGACGGCAAGGCCGTGAAGTCCTGCACCACGCTGGCGGTGATGGCTGACGGCCACGAGGTCAAGACGATCGAGGGGCTGGCCGCAGACGGCGCGCCGCTGCATCCGATGCAGGAGGCCTTCCGCGAGCACCATGGCCTGCAATGCGGCTTCTGCACGCCGGGCATGATCATGACCGCGATCGACATCGTGCACCGCAAAGGCAACGAGCTCGACGACCATACGATCCGGGAAGAACTAGAAGGCAATCTCTGCCGCTGCACCGGCTACCAGAACATCGTCGCCTCGATCTCCGCCGGCGCCAAGGCGATGGCGAAATCCGATCTCGCGTAA
- a CDS encoding SRPBCC family protein, whose amino-acid sequence MAMTMNGEVQLAAPREAVWEKLNDPEVLKACIPGCEELERTDDGGFRATAKMKVGPVSARFKGKVTLSDLDPPNGYRISGEGEGGVAGFAKGGAVVKLAEKDGGTLLSYEVEAQIGGKLAQLGQRLINGAAKKLADEFFANFAKAVQG is encoded by the coding sequence ATGGCCATGACGATGAACGGCGAAGTCCAGCTTGCGGCGCCGCGCGAGGCCGTGTGGGAGAAGCTCAACGATCCCGAGGTGCTGAAGGCCTGCATCCCCGGTTGCGAGGAGCTTGAGAGGACCGACGACGGCGGTTTTCGCGCAACGGCGAAAATGAAGGTCGGCCCGGTGTCGGCACGCTTCAAGGGCAAGGTCACGCTCTCCGATCTCGATCCGCCGAACGGCTATAGGATCTCGGGTGAGGGCGAGGGCGGGGTCGCCGGCTTCGCCAAGGGTGGCGCGGTGGTCAAGCTGGCGGAGAAGGACGGCGGCACGCTGCTCTCCTACGAGGTCGAGGCGCAGATCGGCGGCAAGTTGGCGCAGCTCGGCCAGCGCCTGATCAACGGCGCCGCCAAGAAACTTGCCGACGAGTTTTTCGCGAACTTCGCCAAGGCGGTACAGGGCTGA
- a CDS encoding 3-carboxy-cis,cis-muconate cycloisomerase, whose amino-acid sequence MSTSLSPLLAPMLSSPAMRAVCDDRSTLQNMLDFEAALARAEAAAGVIPASAVSPIEAACKADSFDMAALAEAATRSGNLAIPLVKVLTANVGKADTEAARYVHWGATSQDVIDTATMLTLRAGIDTLDADLSRAIKGFAALARNHRNTAMVARTWLQHALPMPFGLKAAEYASSLARARCRLRRLSREGLALQFGGAAGTLAALGNKGLAVAERLARELELPLPEAPWHTHRDRIAEAASCFAILAGSCGKIARDVSLMMQTDVAEAFEPAGEGRGGSSTMPHKRNPVAAASALGAATMAPQLAATIFAAQVQDNERSAGPWHAEWPTLPQLMLVTSGALAAVVDIAEGLDVDAARMRSNLDATQGLIMAEAVTFALAEKIGKSDAHHLIEGASKRAVAEKKHLREVLSADSQVTAHLSPEKIAALFEPMAYQGASQALIDRLLDSLDPE is encoded by the coding sequence ATGAGCACATCCCTCTCCCCCCTGCTCGCGCCAATGCTGTCGAGCCCAGCCATGCGCGCGGTCTGCGACGACCGGTCGACCCTCCAGAACATGCTCGATTTCGAGGCAGCCCTGGCCCGGGCCGAAGCGGCCGCGGGTGTGATTCCCGCATCCGCGGTGAGCCCGATCGAGGCCGCGTGCAAGGCCGATTCCTTCGACATGGCTGCACTGGCAGAGGCCGCGACGCGATCGGGCAATCTCGCGATTCCCCTGGTCAAGGTGCTCACCGCCAATGTCGGCAAGGCCGACACGGAGGCCGCGCGCTACGTGCATTGGGGCGCAACCAGCCAGGACGTCATCGACACTGCGACCATGCTCACGCTTCGCGCCGGCATCGATACGCTGGACGCCGACCTCAGCCGCGCCATCAAGGGCTTTGCCGCGCTGGCGCGCAACCATCGCAACACCGCGATGGTGGCACGGACCTGGCTCCAGCACGCGCTGCCGATGCCGTTCGGCCTGAAAGCCGCCGAATATGCGTCGAGCCTCGCCCGCGCCCGCTGCCGCCTGCGGCGGCTCTCCCGCGAGGGGCTCGCGCTGCAATTCGGCGGCGCCGCCGGCACGCTCGCCGCGCTCGGAAACAAGGGGCTTGCCGTGGCGGAACGTCTCGCACGCGAGCTCGAGCTGCCGCTGCCGGAGGCGCCCTGGCACACCCATCGCGACCGCATCGCAGAGGCCGCTTCCTGCTTCGCTATTCTGGCCGGAAGCTGCGGCAAGATCGCGCGCGACGTCTCACTGATGATGCAGACCGACGTCGCCGAAGCGTTCGAGCCGGCCGGCGAAGGCCGCGGCGGCTCCTCGACCATGCCGCACAAGCGCAACCCGGTCGCCGCTGCCAGTGCGCTGGGCGCCGCTACAATGGCTCCGCAGCTCGCCGCGACAATTTTTGCTGCTCAAGTGCAGGACAACGAGCGCAGCGCCGGCCCCTGGCACGCAGAATGGCCGACGCTGCCGCAATTGATGCTGGTCACCTCGGGGGCGCTTGCCGCCGTCGTCGACATCGCCGAAGGACTTGACGTCGATGCCGCGCGCATGCGCAGCAATCTCGACGCGACGCAGGGGCTGATCATGGCGGAAGCGGTCACCTTTGCGCTGGCCGAAAAGATCGGCAAGAGCGATGCGCATCATCTGATCGAGGGCGCCAGCAAGCGTGCAGTCGCCGAGAAGAAACATCTGCGCGAGGTGCTGTCGGCCGATTCGCAGGTCACTGCGCACCTTTCTCCGGAAAAAATTGCGGCATTGTTCGAGCCGATGGCCTATCAAGGGGCCTCCCAAGCCCTGATCGACCGGCTGCTCGACAGCCTCGACCCCGAATAA
- the pcaD gene encoding 3-oxoadipate enol-lactonase, with amino-acid sequence MPMIDADGCLINVSVEGRDGGPTLMLSNSLGCTLQMWEPQMKALTQVFRVIRYDRRGHGKSNVPPGPYTMERFGRDVLAILDDLNIEKVHWCGLSMGGMVGQWLGANAPERFGKLILANTSCYYAEPTKWLERIDAVKKGGIAAVADAVIAGWLTQDFREREPDITARMKSMLLASPVEGYLACCEALSTLDQRELLPKIKSPTLVIAGRHDMATPISAGELIRSNIPGASMTIIDAAHISNVEQPHAFTDAVVGFLTQR; translated from the coding sequence ATGCCCATGATCGATGCCGACGGTTGCCTGATCAACGTCTCCGTCGAGGGCCGCGACGGCGGGCCGACCCTGATGCTGTCCAATTCGCTCGGCTGCACGCTGCAGATGTGGGAGCCGCAGATGAAGGCGCTGACGCAGGTGTTCCGCGTCATCCGCTACGACCGCCGCGGCCACGGCAAGTCCAACGTTCCGCCTGGTCCCTACACGATGGAGCGCTTCGGCCGCGACGTGCTCGCGATCCTCGACGACCTCAACATCGAGAAGGTGCATTGGTGCGGCCTGTCGATGGGCGGTATGGTCGGGCAATGGCTGGGCGCCAACGCACCGGAACGCTTCGGCAAGCTCATTCTCGCCAACACCTCCTGCTACTATGCCGAGCCGACCAAATGGCTGGAGCGCATCGACGCGGTGAAGAAAGGCGGCATCGCCGCGGTTGCCGATGCCGTGATCGCAGGCTGGCTGACACAAGATTTTCGCGAGCGCGAGCCTGACATCACCGCCAGGATGAAATCGATGCTGCTCGCCTCCCCGGTCGAAGGTTATCTCGCCTGCTGCGAGGCGCTGTCGACGCTCGACCAGCGCGAACTGCTTCCCAAGATCAAGAGCCCGACACTGGTGATCGCCGGCCGCCACGACATGGCGACGCCGATCTCGGCGGGAGAGTTGATCCGCTCGAACATTCCCGGCGCCAGCATGACCATCATCGACGCCGCGCACATTTCCAACGTCGAGCAGCCGCATGCGTTTACGGATGCGGTGGTGGGATTCTTGACGCAGCGCTAA